In Lactobacillus sp. PV012, one genomic interval encodes:
- a CDS encoding winged helix DNA-binding protein produces MSSPEKDVYDAIKNIRLTRDNTHSTQEQTWIANHLNRCELKEPISKLSIGALHILSDLEEGSKTGNDLACSLNLTRGGVSRASKKLCEYDLITTCKKNGNKKNIYYTLTDKGREVAQAHDELHCKMQTQMMKKFTDKYTPKQLELVSSFLRDALEFEQKLNDE; encoded by the coding sequence ATGTCTAGCCCAGAAAAAGATGTGTATGATGCAATAAAGAACATTCGCTTAACTAGGGATAATACTCATAGTACTCAGGAGCAAACCTGGATTGCTAATCATTTGAATAGATGTGAACTAAAAGAGCCAATTAGTAAGCTTTCTATAGGAGCGTTGCATATTTTATCAGACTTAGAAGAGGGATCTAAGACGGGAAATGATCTAGCTTGCAGTCTAAATTTAACACGTGGTGGAGTAAGTCGTGCTAGTAAGAAATTATGTGAGTATGATTTAATTACTACTTGTAAAAAAAATGGAAATAAAAAAAATATTTACTACACACTTACAGATAAGGGACGAGAAGTGGCTCAAGCTCACGATGAGTTGCATTGCAAAATGCAGACACAGATGATGAAGAAGTTTACTGATAAATATACTCCTAAGCAATTGGAATTAGTTAGCAGCTTTTTGAGAGATGCACTTGAATTTGAGCAAAAATTGAATGATGAATAA
- a CDS encoding FMN-dependent NADH-azoreductase has protein sequence MSKVLVIKAHPHTDDSLSLTVGDEFIKKYQESHPDDEVVIRDLFDGEEVPPLNDVTFAAWKKEKNGMPLNDEEKDVLTRHNAWLDEFVNADKYVFINPMWNHFMPAQMKAYLDVTAVTHKTFKYAPDGSVIGLLPEKKVMHIQAAGGLYHANGFDDPAAKDDFGTNYLDYEMNFYGITDVNHIFIEGADMMPDKRQDILDAALKEADEKAKMF, from the coding sequence ATGAGTAAAGTATTAGTTATTAAGGCACATCCACATACTGATGATAGTTTATCTTTGACAGTAGGTGACGAATTTATCAAGAAGTATCAAGAAAGTCATCCAGATGATGAAGTAGTGATTCGTGACTTATTTGATGGTGAAGAAGTTCCACCATTAAACGATGTGACTTTCGCAGCTTGGAAGAAAGAAAAGAACGGTATGCCATTAAATGATGAAGAAAAGGATGTTCTTACTCGTCATAACGCATGGCTTGATGAATTCGTGAATGCAGATAAATATGTTTTCATTAATCCAATGTGGAATCACTTTATGCCAGCACAAATGAAGGCTTATCTTGATGTAACTGCTGTTACTCACAAGACTTTCAAATATGCTCCAGATGGTAGTGTAATTGGTTTATTACCTGAAAAGAAAGTTATGCACATTCAAGCAGCTGGTGGTTTATACCATGCAAATGGTTTTGATGATCCAGCAGCTAAAGACGACTTTGGTACTAACTACCTTGATTATGAAATGAACTTCTATGGCATTACTGATGTAAATCACATCTTTATTGAAGGTGCTGATATGATGCCTGATAAGCGCCAAGACATCTTAGATGCTGCTTTGAAAGAAGCAGATGAAAAGGCAAAAATGTTCTAG
- a CDS encoding YbhB/YbcL family Raf kinase inhibitor-like protein, translated as MKIQVPLVNGLLAGEYGSFAPEEDRINGKPAKSFPIKISDVPAGTKTFAIFMNDFDSVPVCGFAWIHWLAANIPGDVREIPADASRKEPFEMVQGSNSNRSKFLPLNSGSPVGYTGPQPPSGVHKYTLRVYALDSKLDLPHAYWLNEFLYKSKGHILEEAVIDLPFSATQG; from the coding sequence ATGAAAATTCAAGTACCTTTAGTTAATGGTTTATTAGCAGGTGAGTACGGTTCTTTTGCTCCTGAAGAAGATCGTATTAATGGCAAGCCTGCAAAATCATTTCCAATTAAGATTAGCGATGTTCCTGCGGGAACCAAGACGTTTGCAATTTTTATGAACGACTTTGATTCTGTGCCTGTTTGTGGCTTTGCTTGGATTCACTGGTTAGCCGCAAACATCCCAGGTGATGTTAGAGAAATTCCCGCAGATGCCAGTCGAAAGGAACCTTTTGAAATGGTGCAAGGTTCTAATAGTAATCGAAGTAAGTTTTTACCATTAAATTCTGGTTCACCAGTTGGTTATACTGGCCCACAACCACCATCAGGAGTTCATAAATATACTTTAAGAGTCTATGCCTTAGATTCTAAGTTAGATCTACCACATGCGTACTGGCTAAATGAATTTTTATATAAAAGTAAGGGTCATATTTTAGAAGAAGCAGTAATTGACTTACCTTTTTCTGCTACACAAGGATAA
- a CDS encoding NADPH-dependent oxidoreductase, giving the protein MIHTNTIDEQVNHRSIRKFKDQILSKEELATLLTVAQHTPTSMFLQGFSILHITDEAKKKRIRELCNQEYVGANGDLFIFLADLHRNQQIRQQMGTDDGRVHTTDIFLQVLQDTVLAVQNMGNAAESMGLGYVPLGTVIDHPLEMIKTLDLPELTFPVIGMQVGRPDQDPQLKPRLPLEFTCFENEYPKDFKISDLKGYDEIVETYYDLRDTNRRVDSFTKQIAGKKLDNHQTDRDQIPEALHKQKLCLDWK; this is encoded by the coding sequence ATGATTCACACTAACACGATTGATGAACAAGTAAATCATCGCTCCATTCGAAAATTTAAAGATCAAATTTTATCTAAAGAAGAATTAGCTACCTTATTAACTGTAGCGCAACACACTCCAACTAGTATGTTTTTACAAGGATTTTCTATTTTACATATTACTGATGAAGCAAAGAAAAAAAGAATTAGAGAATTATGTAATCAAGAATATGTAGGAGCTAATGGAGATTTATTCATCTTTTTAGCAGACTTGCATCGTAATCAACAAATTCGTCAGCAAATGGGGACAGATGATGGACGAGTACATACCACAGATATTTTCTTACAAGTTCTTCAAGATACAGTTTTGGCTGTACAAAATATGGGAAATGCAGCTGAAAGTATGGGATTAGGATATGTACCCCTAGGTACCGTAATTGATCATCCCTTGGAAATGATTAAAACTCTAGATTTACCAGAACTAACTTTTCCAGTGATAGGGATGCAGGTGGGACGTCCAGATCAAGATCCCCAATTAAAACCGCGCTTACCACTTGAATTTACTTGTTTTGAAAATGAGTATCCTAAAGATTTTAAGATTAGTGATTTAAAAGGCTATGATGAAATTGTAGAGACTTACTATGATTTACGTGATACTAATCGTCGTGTGGATTCATTTACTAAGCAAATTGCCGGTAAAAAATTAGACAACCATCAAACAGATCGGGATCAAATTCCTGAAGCTCTTCATAAGCAAAAGCTTTGCTTAGATTGGAAGTAG
- a CDS encoding UDP-glucose--hexose-1-phosphate uridylyltransferase produces MKVIEKFVSEAVKSGRFQEIDDIYLTNKIYALVGKTDKNYQETEPVVKQLVEIAVDNKKIPDDLTSREVLNDELYDLLMPLPSQINAQFWEKMQKSSQQATDWFYNLCVKGNYVKKEAIAKNIVFTGKGKNGHDLEITINLSKPEKDPKAIAAAAKSSSKKYPQCALCAENEGYVGGYGENARSNLRIIRLMLGGKKWGFQYSPYAYFNEHCIFLDFVHTPMVINQQTLINLVEIEKIFPDYFVGSNADLPIVGGSLLSHEHYQGGRHVFPMMKAKLKQKINFPAYPEVAAGIVDWPMSDLRLESSNSLSLIDLGSKIISFWKKYSDPALKIKAKDDTELHHTVTPIMHRQGEKFILDLVLRDNNTSKEYPLGIFHPHQELWHIKKENIGLIEVMGRAILPGRLKKELEEVKKYWLNQNNEIAASHLAWAEKIKQEETITADNVDQVMQQALADVFEQVLTDSGVFKDNKAGQEGWERFLVALKQNLA; encoded by the coding sequence ATGAAAGTTATTGAAAAATTTGTTAGTGAAGCGGTTAAAAGTGGACGTTTTCAAGAAATAGATGATATCTATCTCACTAACAAAATTTATGCGCTAGTTGGAAAGACAGATAAGAATTATCAAGAAACTGAACCAGTAGTAAAACAGTTGGTAGAGATAGCCGTAGATAATAAAAAAATTCCAGATGATCTTACATCAAGAGAAGTCTTAAATGATGAACTCTATGATTTGTTGATGCCCCTTCCCTCACAAATTAATGCCCAGTTTTGGGAAAAGATGCAAAAGAGTTCTCAACAAGCTACTGACTGGTTTTACAATTTATGTGTAAAAGGAAATTATGTAAAAAAAGAAGCAATTGCAAAAAATATTGTGTTTACCGGTAAAGGAAAAAATGGACATGATTTAGAAATTACGATTAATCTCTCTAAGCCGGAAAAAGATCCCAAGGCAATTGCAGCAGCAGCTAAAAGCTCTAGCAAGAAATATCCTCAGTGTGCATTATGTGCAGAAAATGAAGGATACGTTGGTGGCTATGGAGAAAATGCTAGAAGTAATTTAAGAATTATCCGTTTAATGCTGGGAGGGAAAAAGTGGGGCTTTCAGTATTCCCCCTATGCTTATTTTAATGAGCATTGTATTTTTTTAGATTTTGTCCATACCCCAATGGTTATTAATCAGCAAACATTAATTAATTTAGTAGAAATTGAAAAAATCTTCCCTGATTATTTTGTGGGATCTAATGCTGACTTACCGATAGTAGGTGGATCCCTTTTGTCTCATGAACACTATCAGGGCGGGCGACATGTTTTTCCAATGATGAAAGCAAAGTTAAAGCAAAAGATTAATTTTCCAGCCTATCCTGAAGTAGCAGCTGGAATTGTTGATTGGCCAATGAGTGATTTGCGTCTTGAAAGTAGTAATTCACTTAGTTTAATTGATTTGGGAAGTAAGATCATTAGTTTTTGGAAAAAATATAGTGATCCAGCACTTAAGATAAAGGCAAAGGATGATACTGAGCTTCACCATACAGTAACCCCGATCATGCACCGACAAGGAGAAAAATTTATTCTTGATTTGGTATTAAGAGATAATAATACTAGTAAAGAATATCCCTTAGGAATTTTTCATCCTCATCAAGAACTTTGGCATATTAAAAAAGAAAATATTGGTTTAATTGAAGTAATGGGACGGGCAATTTTGCCAGGACGGTTAAAGAAGGAATTGGAAGAAGTAAAAAAGTATTGGTTAAATCAAAATAATGAGATTGCTGCTTCACATTTAGCTTGGGCTGAAAAGATAAAGCAAGAAGAAACAATTACAGCTGATAATGTAGACCAAGTAATGCAGCAGGCGTTAGCAGATGTTTTTGAACAGGTGCTAACAGATAGTGGTGTGTTTAAAGATAATAAAGCTGGTCAAGAAGGTTGGGAAAGATTTTTAGTTGCTTTAAAACAAAATTTGGCTTAG
- a CDS encoding galactokinase: MKKSELLDKYQDIFKEKGEAVYFSPGRINVIGEHTDYNGGHVFPAAISLGVYGVFGKRSDQQVKLYSGNIEGEVVAFDLEDSSVEQKDRFWTNYLKGMLTYLRELFPTQIKQGFNLYLEADLPSGSGLSSSAAIEMLMGIILKEEFGLDISREKLARLGQKTENEFVGLNSGIMDQFACIMGKKDSAIFLDCNTMEYEYKPLELSDYEIVIMSTNKEHTLADSAYNDRVRECEEALKLLKNKLEINSLGELDTETLEEYSYLINDDKLLRRARHAISENERALRATKVMEEGDLARLGRLLNASHISLHYDYEVTGKELDTLVQAAWQQEGVVGARMIGGGFGGSAIAIVKKDKAEVFKHNVGEIYAKKIGYEASFYDAEIVDGTKKIEG; the protein is encoded by the coding sequence ATGAAAAAGAGTGAACTATTAGATAAATATCAAGATATATTTAAAGAAAAAGGTGAGGCAGTATATTTTTCACCAGGTAGAATTAATGTAATTGGGGAACACACAGACTATAATGGGGGTCATGTTTTTCCAGCAGCGATTAGTTTAGGAGTATACGGTGTTTTTGGAAAACGTAGTGATCAACAAGTTAAACTTTACTCTGGAAATATTGAAGGAGAAGTAGTTGCTTTTGATTTAGAAGATTCAAGTGTAGAACAAAAGGATCGATTTTGGACAAATTACTTAAAAGGGATGTTAACTTATTTGAGAGAGCTATTTCCAACTCAAATTAAGCAAGGTTTTAACTTATATCTTGAAGCAGATTTACCATCAGGTTCTGGTTTATCTTCTTCAGCTGCCATTGAAATGCTGATGGGAATAATTTTAAAAGAAGAATTTGGGTTAGACATTTCAAGGGAAAAATTAGCACGTCTAGGACAAAAAACGGAAAATGAATTTGTCGGTCTAAATTCAGGAATTATGGATCAATTTGCATGTATTATGGGTAAAAAAGATAGTGCAATTTTTCTAGACTGTAATACTATGGAGTATGAATACAAGCCCCTAGAATTATCTGATTATGAAATTGTAATTATGAGTACTAATAAAGAACATACTTTAGCAGATTCTGCTTACAATGATCGAGTTAGAGAATGCGAAGAAGCATTAAAGTTATTAAAAAATAAATTAGAGATTAATTCACTAGGGGAATTAGATACAGAAACTTTAGAAGAGTATTCTTACTTAATTAATGATGACAAACTCCTAAGAAGAGCTCGTCATGCAATTAGTGAAAATGAGAGAGCCTTGCGGGCTACGAAAGTAATGGAAGAAGGAGACTTAGCTAGATTGGGGCGTTTGCTAAATGCTTCGCATATTTCTTTACACTATGATTACGAAGTTACAGGCAAAGAATTAGATACTTTGGTACAAGCTGCTTGGCAACAAGAAGGAGTAGTAGGTGCTAGAATGATTGGCGGAGGATTTGGCGGCAGCGCCATTGCAATTGTGAAAAAAGATAAAGCCGAAGTTTTTAAGCACAATGTTGGAGAAATTTATGCGAAAAAGATTGGCTATGAAGCTAGTTTTTATGATGCAGAAATAGTAGACGGAACTAAGAAAATTGAGGGATAA